One window from the genome of Deinococcus sp. NW-56 encodes:
- a CDS encoding organic hydroperoxide resistance protein has translation MSNLYTAEATATGGRSGHTRSTDGRLDLGLSVPAEIGGDGGPGTNPEQLFAAGYAACFQGALGVVARRQKIELSEDSTITARVGLQKSGLAFALDVELEGRFPGLTREQAGALMHAAHEVCPYSVATRGNVDVRLKVAE, from the coding sequence ATGAGCAATCTCTACACCGCCGAAGCGACCGCCACCGGGGGCCGTTCGGGCCATACCCGCAGCACGGACGGCCGCCTGGACCTGGGCCTCAGCGTGCCCGCCGAGATCGGCGGCGACGGTGGCCCCGGCACCAACCCCGAGCAACTGTTTGCCGCCGGGTACGCGGCCTGTTTCCAGGGAGCGCTCGGCGTGGTGGCCCGCCGCCAGAAGATCGAGCTGAGCGAGGACAGCACCATCACCGCCCGCGTGGGCCTGCAAAAAAGTGGGCTGGCCTTCGCCCTCGACGTGGAACTCGAAGGCCGCTTTCCCGGCCTGACCCGCGAGCAGGCGGGGGCGCTGATGCACGCCGCCCACGAGGTCTGCCCCTACAGCGTGGCGACGCGCGGCAACGTGGACGTGCGGCTGAAGGTCGCGGAGTAA
- a CDS encoding DNA-formamidopyrimidine glycosylase, whose product MPELPEVETTRRKIEPLLAGRTILAVTHDAPHRYRDTHLAHGRRVSGLSRRGKYLMLHLAAAEADGEEHDLIVHLGMTGGFRLEEGPHTRVTLTTDAGILYFHDPRRFGKMAVVPRGVYTGMPTLLGMGPEPLSEDFREEEFVRLAANAGAVKPWLLSQKPVSGVGNIYADESLWRAQIHPAQARLTSQEAGRLYHAVRDVMHEAVEAGGSSLGDGLGNYRQHDGEPGAFQTRHAVYGQTGKLCPRCGTPIQKIVLAQRGTHFCPNCQPQRTEDPA is encoded by the coding sequence ATGCCCGAACTGCCCGAGGTGGAAACCACGCGCCGCAAGATCGAGCCGCTGCTCGCCGGGCGCACCATCCTGGCCGTCACGCACGACGCGCCGCACCGCTACCGCGACACCCACCTCGCGCACGGGCGGCGGGTCAGCGGTCTGTCGCGCCGGGGCAAGTACCTGATGCTGCATCTCGCGGCCGCGGAGGCCGACGGCGAGGAACATGACCTGATTGTCCACCTCGGCATGACCGGAGGTTTCCGGCTGGAGGAGGGACCGCACACCCGCGTCACGTTGACCACCGACGCGGGCATCCTCTACTTCCACGACCCCCGGCGCTTCGGCAAGATGGCCGTCGTGCCGCGTGGGGTCTACACCGGGATGCCCACGCTGCTGGGGATGGGGCCGGAGCCACTCTCGGAGGACTTCCGCGAGGAGGAGTTCGTGCGGCTGGCCGCCAACGCCGGGGCCGTCAAGCCCTGGCTGCTCTCGCAAAAGCCCGTGAGCGGCGTGGGCAACATCTATGCCGACGAGAGCCTGTGGCGGGCGCAGATTCATCCCGCTCAAGCGCGTTTGACCTCCCAGGAGGCGGGCCGCCTCTACCACGCGGTGCGCGACGTGATGCACGAGGCGGTGGAGGCGGGCGGAAGTTCTCTAGGCGACGGCCTGGGCAATTACCGCCAGCATGACGGTGAACCGGGCGCCTTCCAGACCCGCCACGCCGTCTACGGCCAGACCGGGAAGCTCTGCCCCCGCTGCGGTACGCCCATCCAGAAAATCGTGCTCGCGCAGCGTGGCACCCACTTCTGCCCCAACTGCCAGCCCCAGCGAACGGAGGACCCTGCATGA
- the mqnB gene encoding futalosine hydrolase: MRVLIVVATAGEAARLTDLPADVVVSGVGPVAAALATASALARQSYDLAVSAGIGGAYPGSGLGPGDLAVSSRIVQADLGAWDGSTFLGLDQLGLSVLQEGTHAGVFGVWEGAQALATRLEARYGPTLTLSTVTGSREGAEAWAARYPGALTEGMEGAGVAHAALLAGVPALEVRGVSNPVGPRDRAAWRIPEALAATRRGLEGLLAGAGG, translated from the coding sequence GTGCGCGTCCTGATCGTTGTCGCCACCGCCGGGGAAGCCGCCCGGCTCACCGACCTTCCCGCCGACGTCGTGGTGAGCGGGGTCGGCCCGGTCGCGGCGGCGCTTGCCACGGCGTCGGCGCTGGCGCGTCAGTCCTATGACCTCGCCGTGAGCGCAGGAATCGGCGGGGCGTATCCGGGAAGCGGCCTCGGACCCGGCGACCTCGCCGTGTCGTCGCGAATCGTGCAGGCGGACCTCGGCGCGTGGGACGGCTCCACCTTCTTGGGGCTGGACCAGCTAGGGCTGTCCGTGCTTCAGGAGGGGACGCACGCCGGGGTCTTCGGCGTCTGGGAAGGGGCGCAAGCCCTCGCTACCCGGTTGGAAGCCAGGTACGGTCCTACCCTCACCCTCAGCACGGTGACGGGCAGCCGCGAGGGGGCCGAGGCATGGGCCGCCCGTTATCCCGGTGCGCTCACCGAGGGGATGGAGGGGGCGGGGGTCGCCCACGCCGCCCTGCTCGCGGGCGTCCCTGCGCTGGAGGTGCGCGGTGTGAGCAACCCGGTCGGCCCCCGCGACCGCGCCGCGTGGCGCATTCCTGAAGCGCTCGCCGCCACCCGCCGGGGCCTGGAGGGGCTACTGGCGGGAGCGGGCGGCTGA
- a CDS encoding SARP family transcriptional regulator — protein sequence MVEGLERCERAWRGYMALGDDERIGRVTQTVAQMLVQTGEVTRAQHLYQEAVRLLPTDRTPVARLSALTGLANVQVLIGDFRGARGTIAQAHEVLTQTDAMRPRAYLLAVEADLHRLTGDHAAHLKALEELRAIVETTRDFELLTWTATQMADLHSRQGQHARALEVLLDLAPDATHPAVTMTRGVLLRRRQHHAQAAEHLTRALESQTLGEGQRVRALLHLAEAQSGLGQTDESLRTFREALTALIAARDRMLYRPDLHELANLVQRALLDPDLAPDTQLVLEKLNVPGSETPVSGALHLRVHTLGRSEIERGGETITLSLEGGVLTLVYLALNPGRTRRELEATLYPDRDPKTAGDYFRAVFRELRVRLGAEVLTMEGSAKQPRYSLGPDVHVHLDVTELRAALASGDLARALALYRGPFLPGLRMESEWAEEVREELRLLLTMEVRTRASQAREEGDQRRALLLTNEFLRIDPYDLPMLEARVEIAREVAPPQELARYVVELHRMKP from the coding sequence ATGGTCGAAGGACTGGAGCGTTGCGAGCGAGCCTGGCGCGGCTATATGGCCCTGGGCGACGACGAACGTATCGGACGGGTGACGCAGACCGTGGCGCAGATGTTGGTTCAGACAGGTGAAGTCACCCGAGCGCAACATCTCTATCAGGAAGCCGTGAGGCTTCTTCCCACAGACCGAACTCCAGTGGCCCGGCTCTCGGCGCTGACGGGACTCGCCAATGTCCAAGTTCTGATCGGAGACTTCCGGGGAGCACGGGGCACCATCGCTCAGGCACACGAGGTGCTGACTCAGACGGACGCTATGAGGCCCCGCGCCTATCTCCTCGCCGTCGAAGCTGACCTCCACCGCCTGACCGGGGACCACGCTGCCCACCTGAAAGCGCTCGAAGAGTTGCGGGCCATCGTCGAAACCACCCGTGACTTCGAGCTGCTGACGTGGACCGCGACCCAGATGGCCGATCTGCACAGCCGTCAGGGGCAGCACGCGCGGGCGCTGGAGGTGCTGCTCGACCTCGCGCCGGATGCGACGCACCCGGCGGTGACCATGACGCGCGGTGTCCTGTTGCGGCGGCGTCAGCACCACGCACAAGCCGCCGAGCACCTGACGCGGGCGCTGGAATCCCAGACGCTGGGCGAGGGCCAGCGGGTGCGGGCGCTGCTGCATCTGGCGGAGGCGCAGTCGGGACTGGGGCAAACCGACGAGAGTCTGCGGACCTTCCGCGAGGCGCTCACCGCCCTGATCGCTGCCCGCGACCGGATGCTTTACCGCCCCGACCTGCACGAACTCGCCAACCTCGTGCAGCGGGCGCTGCTGGACCCCGACCTCGCGCCCGACACCCAGCTCGTGCTGGAAAAGCTCAACGTGCCGGGCAGCGAGACGCCCGTTTCCGGGGCGCTGCACCTGCGGGTTCACACCCTGGGCCGCTCGGAGATTGAGCGCGGGGGCGAGACGATCACCCTCAGCCTGGAAGGCGGGGTACTCACGCTGGTCTACCTCGCCCTCAATCCAGGGCGCACCCGCCGCGAGCTGGAAGCGACCCTCTACCCCGACCGCGATCCCAAGACCGCCGGGGACTACTTCCGGGCCGTCTTCCGCGAATTGCGGGTGCGGCTGGGGGCCGAGGTCCTCACGATGGAGGGCAGCGCCAAGCAGCCGCGCTACAGCCTGGGACCGGACGTGCATGTCCACCTCGACGTGACCGAGCTGCGGGCGGCGCTCGCATCGGGCGACCTCGCGCGGGCGCTGGCGCTGTACCGTGGCCCCTTCCTGCCGGGGCTGCGGATGGAAAGCGAGTGGGCCGAGGAAGTCCGCGAGGAACTGCGCCTGCTGCTCACGATGGAAGTCCGCACCCGCGCCTCGCAGGCCCGCGAGGAAGGCGACCAGCGCCGCGCCCTGCTGCTGACCAACGAATTCCTGCGGATCGACCCTTACGACCTCCCCATGCTGGAGGCCCGAGTCGAGATCGCGCGGGAGGTCGCGCCCCCGCAGGAACTCGCCCGCTACGTGGTGGAACTGCACCGCATGAAGCCCTGA
- the tdh gene encoding L-threonine 3-dehydrogenase, with amino-acid sequence MKALSKQEAREGLWMVEAPVPTPGPNDLLIRIRNSSICGTDVHIYKWDEWAQKTIPVPMVVGHEYVGVVAGMGSEVRGFAVGDRVSGEGHVTCGHCRNCRAGRRHLCRNTLGVGVNRPGSFAEYLVLPAFNAFKLPDDIPDEIAAIFDPFGNAVHTALSFDLVGEDVLITGAGPIGVMAAAVARHVGARNVVVTDVNEYRLDLARRMGATRAVNVAKEDLWSVAQSELGMTEGFDVGLEMSGSGAAFAQMVKVMNHGGKVAILGIPSGRVDIDWNDVIFKMLTLKGIYGREMFETWYKMTALIQSGLDLTPILTHRFSIDDFQQGFDAMLSGQSGKVILDWEARR; translated from the coding sequence ATGAAGGCCCTCAGCAAGCAGGAAGCCCGCGAGGGCCTGTGGATGGTCGAGGCTCCCGTGCCCACCCCCGGCCCCAACGACCTGCTCATTCGCATCCGGAACAGCTCCATCTGCGGCACCGATGTCCACATCTACAAGTGGGACGAGTGGGCGCAGAAGACCATCCCGGTCCCGATGGTCGTGGGGCACGAATACGTCGGCGTGGTGGCTGGAATGGGGTCGGAGGTGCGGGGTTTCGCGGTCGGTGACCGGGTCAGCGGCGAGGGGCACGTCACCTGCGGGCACTGCCGCAACTGCCGCGCTGGGCGGCGGCACCTCTGCCGCAACACGCTGGGCGTGGGGGTCAACCGCCCCGGCTCCTTCGCCGAGTACCTCGTGCTGCCTGCCTTCAACGCCTTCAAGCTGCCCGACGACATCCCCGACGAGATCGCGGCGATCTTCGACCCCTTCGGCAACGCGGTGCACACGGCGCTCTCCTTCGACCTCGTCGGGGAGGACGTGCTGATCACGGGCGCGGGTCCCATCGGCGTGATGGCCGCCGCCGTCGCCCGGCACGTGGGGGCGCGGAACGTGGTCGTGACGGACGTGAACGAGTACCGGCTGGACCTCGCCCGCCGGATGGGGGCCACCCGTGCGGTGAACGTGGCGAAAGAGGACCTGTGGTCGGTCGCGCAATCGGAACTCGGCATGACCGAGGGGTTCGACGTGGGCCTGGAGATGAGCGGGTCGGGCGCCGCCTTCGCGCAGATGGTGAAGGTGATGAACCACGGGGGGAAGGTCGCCATTCTGGGGATTCCCTCGGGGCGGGTGGACATCGACTGGAACGACGTGATCTTCAAGATGCTGACCCTCAAGGGCATCTACGGCCGCGAGATGTTCGAGACGTGGTACAAGATGACCGCCCTGATTCAGTCGGGCCTCGACCTCACGCCGATCCTGACCCACCGCTTTTCCATCGACGACTTCCAGCAAGGCTTTGACGCGATGCTCAGCGGGCAGAGTGGCAAAGTGATTCTGGACTGGGAAGCGCGGCGGTAG
- the ppk1 gene encoding polyphosphate kinase 1, with protein sequence MVTRPRAGSSVFFPSLACPRLPAVSASRPVPADPAPSRTRRRPARREPEDTGRTFSTVANPESAFLNRELSWLAFNARVLAEARDERNPPLERLRYAAICGSNLDEFFMVRVAGVHRQIAAGVQTPGPDGLLPRQTLDLVRERTHDMLRQIEQAARRTLDDLAREGVRFSRIADLGKRARATLRERYLAEIQPVLTPLVVDPSHPFPYLSNLSLNLAVLLDAGEGEEPDFARVKVPVGVLPRVVAVGGHLVLLEDVIAAHLGDLFKGRTVLAAHPFRVTRNTDYEFEEEEAEDLLATIEDGLRRRRFGSAVRLEVGQGMPAGMVTFLQERLRLAPEDIFRLEGLLGTADLMGLPVDRPDLAFPPHVPAVPDLGDEEDGGIFDVLSAGDVLLHHPYDGFEGVLAYLEEAAADPQVLAIKQTLYRTGDDPRLLGALRTAAENGKQVVALIELKARFDEQRNISWARKLERAGAHVVYGVAGLKTHGKVTLVVRREEGGLRRYVHIGTGNYNPKTARLYTDLSLLSAHAGLGADVSELFNHLTGYAEATYAHLLVAPDTARSGLVALIDREIAHAGAGHDAWVRVKVNSLTDPGMIEALYRASAAGVRVELIVRGVCCLRPGVPGLSDNIRVRSLLGRFLEHARIFAFGGAGNPEVYFGSADWMSRNLDRRVEVIAPVLDPAHRDQFLRILATEWADQRGSWELNVEGAYEKLPGDFSAQRTFAEARHSG encoded by the coding sequence ATGGTGACCCGGCCCCGCGCCGGGTCGTCCGTCTTCTTCCCGTCTCTCGCCTGCCCGAGGTTGCCCGCTGTGTCCGCTTCCCGCCCCGTGCCCGCTGACCCCGCCCCGTCCCGCACCCGCCGCCGCCCCGCCCGCCGGGAGCCGGAGGACACCGGGCGGACCTTCAGTACGGTCGCCAACCCGGAGAGCGCCTTTCTCAACCGCGAGCTGTCGTGGCTGGCCTTCAACGCGCGGGTCCTGGCCGAGGCGCGGGACGAGCGCAATCCGCCGCTGGAGCGGCTGCGCTACGCGGCGATCTGCGGCAGCAACCTCGACGAGTTCTTCATGGTCCGCGTGGCGGGCGTGCACCGCCAGATCGCGGCGGGGGTGCAGACCCCTGGCCCCGACGGGCTGCTGCCCCGGCAGACGCTGGACCTCGTGCGCGAGCGGACCCACGACATGCTGCGCCAGATCGAGCAGGCGGCCCGGCGCACCCTCGACGACCTCGCGCGGGAGGGGGTGCGCTTCTCGCGCATCGCGGACCTGGGCAAGCGGGCGCGGGCGACCCTGCGCGAGCGCTACCTCGCGGAGATTCAGCCGGTGCTGACGCCCCTGGTGGTGGACCCCAGCCACCCCTTCCCGTACCTGAGCAACCTCAGCCTGAACCTCGCCGTGCTGCTGGACGCGGGGGAGGGCGAGGAACCCGACTTCGCGCGGGTCAAGGTGCCGGTGGGCGTGTTGCCGCGCGTGGTGGCGGTGGGGGGCCACCTCGTGCTGCTGGAAGACGTGATCGCCGCGCACCTCGGCGACCTGTTCAAGGGCCGCACGGTCCTCGCCGCGCACCCCTTCCGGGTCACCCGCAACACCGACTACGAGTTCGAGGAGGAGGAAGCCGAGGACCTGCTCGCCACCATCGAGGACGGGTTGCGGCGGCGACGCTTCGGATCGGCGGTGCGGCTGGAGGTGGGGCAGGGGATGCCCGCCGGGATGGTCACCTTCCTGCAAGAGCGGCTGCGGCTGGCCCCCGAGGACATCTTCCGGCTGGAGGGCCTGCTGGGCACTGCCGATCTGATGGGCCTGCCGGTCGACCGCCCCGACCTCGCCTTTCCGCCCCACGTGCCCGCCGTGCCCGACCTCGGGGACGAGGAAGACGGCGGCATCTTCGACGTGCTGAGCGCGGGCGACGTGCTGCTGCACCATCCCTACGACGGCTTCGAGGGGGTGCTGGCCTACCTGGAGGAAGCCGCCGCCGACCCGCAGGTGCTGGCGATCAAGCAGACCCTCTACCGCACCGGGGATGACCCCCGGCTGCTGGGAGCGCTGCGCACGGCGGCCGAGAACGGCAAGCAGGTCGTCGCCCTGATCGAACTCAAGGCCCGCTTCGACGAGCAGCGCAATATCTCGTGGGCCAGGAAGCTGGAACGGGCCGGGGCACACGTGGTCTACGGGGTCGCCGGACTCAAGACCCACGGCAAGGTCACACTGGTCGTGCGCCGGGAGGAAGGCGGCCTGCGCCGCTACGTCCACATCGGCACCGGCAACTACAACCCCAAGACGGCCCGGCTGTACACCGACCTCAGCCTGCTGTCGGCCCACGCAGGGCTGGGCGCCGACGTGTCCGAGCTGTTCAACCACCTCACCGGGTACGCGGAGGCCACCTATGCCCACCTCCTCGTCGCGCCGGACACGGCCCGCTCCGGTCTCGTGGCCCTGATCGACCGCGAGATCGCCCACGCGGGGGCCGGGCACGACGCCTGGGTGCGGGTCAAGGTCAACTCCCTCACCGACCCCGGCATGATCGAGGCGCTGTACCGCGCTTCAGCGGCGGGCGTGCGCGTCGAGCTGATCGTTCGCGGCGTGTGTTGCCTGCGCCCCGGCGTGCCCGGCCTTTCGGACAACATCCGGGTGCGCAGTCTGCTGGGGCGGTTCCTGGAGCATGCCCGTATCTTCGCCTTCGGGGGTGCCGGCAATCCCGAGGTCTACTTCGGCAGCGCCGACTGGATGAGCCGCAACCTCGACCGCCGCGTTGAGGTGATCGCCCCGGTCCTCGACCCCGCCCACCGCGACCAGTTCCTGCGCATCCTGGCGACCGAGTGGGCCGACCAGCGCGGCTCCTGGGAACTGAACGTGGAGGGCGCGTACGAGAAGCTGCCGGGCGACTTCAGCGCCCAGCGAACCTTCGCGGAAGCGCGGCACTCGGGGTGA
- a CDS encoding uracil-DNA glycosylase has translation MTQPVSPQQQFRSARSGRNVVPGWTTLVPGQPDTVEVQLDVDAADLGREQALLLVEYWATPEDVTLQSIVPVRAFRSAPEGWCLFVPSQGRVLLRAIDPQPAPPVLASHWLNIEPGTQPGTVVSVSVKFPVSGDTVPSGNLPLNN, from the coding sequence ATGACCCAGCCCGTCAGCCCCCAGCAGCAATTTCGCAGTGCCCGCAGTGGCCGCAACGTCGTGCCCGGCTGGACCACCCTCGTGCCGGGACAGCCCGACACGGTGGAAGTTCAGCTCGACGTGGACGCCGCCGACCTCGGCCGCGAACAGGCGCTGCTGCTCGTCGAATACTGGGCGACCCCGGAAGACGTGACCCTCCAGAGCATCGTGCCCGTGCGGGCCTTCCGTTCCGCCCCCGAGGGCTGGTGCCTGTTCGTGCCCTCGCAGGGACGGGTGCTGCTGCGGGCCATCGACCCGCAACCGGCCCCCCCGGTGCTGGCGAGCCACTGGCTGAATATCGAACCCGGCACCCAGCCGGGCACCGTGGTCAGCGTCAGCGTGAAATTCCCGGTTTCAGGAGACACGGTCCCGTCCGGCAACCTCCCTCTCAACAACTGA
- a CDS encoding NfeD family protein yields the protein MDFYLLSLIVGGGLLVLSLVGGHDHGAPTDHPEAGDLASWFSLRSLVSFAAFFGLAGTVAGLLGLGGVGRLVMALVTGLAVGAFTSFAFRLARTRGEVSGGAGRLTGRTGKVLVPPAPGRPGKVAVTVAGQIEHALARSTDALKTGDAVIVLGVQGGILDVGAWDGRDP from the coding sequence ATGGATTTCTATCTGCTGAGCCTGATCGTGGGCGGCGGCCTGTTGGTGCTGTCGCTGGTGGGCGGGCACGATCACGGCGCCCCTACCGACCACCCGGAGGCGGGCGACCTCGCCTCGTGGTTCTCGCTGCGCTCGTTGGTCAGCTTCGCGGCCTTTTTCGGGTTGGCGGGGACGGTGGCGGGGCTGCTGGGCCTGGGTGGGGTGGGGCGGCTGGTCATGGCGCTGGTGACCGGGCTGGCAGTGGGGGCCTTCACCTCCTTCGCCTTCCGACTGGCCCGCACGCGCGGCGAGGTCAGTGGCGGGGCGGGGCGGCTCACTGGGCGCACGGGCAAAGTCCTGGTGCCCCCCGCGCCGGGGCGACCCGGCAAGGTGGCCGTCACGGTCGCCGGGCAGATCGAACATGCCCTCGCCCGCAGCACCGACGCCCTGAAGACTGGAGACGCCGTGATCGTTCTGGGCGTGCAGGGCGGCATCCTCGACGTGGGCGCCTGGGACGGGCGCGACCCCTGA
- a CDS encoding flotillin family protein: protein MTATLVTAFLILLGIFIVLALIKSFLIVVPPNRVLVISGRSRRTEEGDTVGYRVIRGGRAFRIPVLEKVSWMDLTTIPLDLSIENAYSKGGIPLKIHAVANVKINAQEPQLSNAIERFLDVPRENLTSIVRDTLEGNLRGVVATLTPEEINEDRLRFAEALIEEAEHDTNNLGIKLDTLKIQNVTDMGGYLDSIGRRKTAEVLKEARIAEAERNAEATQAEAQAQQRSQVAQAISQQAIIEEQNKLEVRRTELGAIQQARQNEAAVEAELAKVRATQNFEQEQAALEATLRQRRAEAQRQARTIEAQQNAEAAEVEAQARQRSQVAQTVAQQAILERENELRVRRAELEAIAAARENEAKVNAERARVVAEQELEQERVLLNQKRLEADVVAPARAKREAELLAAQAAAAPIIEEGRAKAQAVALMVDAFRQAGPEGERAYVLNMLPGIVEQFAASVQGMQIDKLTVIDSGNGQATRSAMQTLPANIIGMVEQVENATGVNLLSLLQDRGRPKGNGASAVQPPTLVKSDA from the coding sequence ATGACCGCAACCCTCGTGACCGCCTTTCTCATCCTGCTGGGTATCTTCATCGTGCTGGCGCTGATCAAGAGCTTTCTGATCGTGGTGCCGCCCAACCGCGTCCTGGTGATCTCAGGCCGCAGCCGCCGCACCGAGGAAGGCGACACGGTGGGCTACCGGGTGATCCGGGGCGGGCGGGCCTTCCGCATCCCGGTGCTGGAAAAGGTGTCGTGGATGGACCTCACGACCATTCCGCTGGACCTCAGCATCGAGAATGCGTATTCCAAGGGCGGCATCCCCCTCAAGATCCACGCGGTCGCCAACGTGAAAATCAACGCGCAGGAGCCGCAGCTCTCCAACGCCATCGAGCGCTTTCTGGACGTGCCGCGCGAGAACCTCACCTCCATCGTGCGCGACACCCTGGAGGGCAACCTGCGCGGTGTGGTGGCCACCCTGACTCCCGAGGAGATCAACGAGGACCGCCTGCGCTTCGCCGAGGCGCTGATCGAGGAGGCCGAGCACGACACCAACAACCTCGGCATCAAGCTCGACACCCTCAAGATCCAGAACGTGACCGACATGGGCGGGTACCTCGACTCCATCGGCCGCCGCAAGACTGCCGAGGTGCTGAAGGAGGCCCGCATCGCGGAGGCCGAGCGCAACGCGGAAGCGACCCAGGCCGAGGCGCAGGCGCAGCAGCGCTCGCAGGTCGCGCAGGCGATCAGCCAGCAGGCGATCATCGAGGAGCAGAACAAGCTGGAAGTGCGCCGCACCGAACTCGGGGCCATCCAGCAGGCCCGGCAGAACGAGGCGGCGGTGGAGGCCGAACTCGCCAAGGTGCGGGCCACCCAGAACTTCGAGCAGGAGCAGGCGGCCCTGGAAGCCACCCTGCGCCAGCGCCGCGCCGAGGCCCAGCGCCAGGCCCGCACCATCGAGGCCCAGCAGAACGCTGAGGCCGCCGAGGTCGAGGCCCAGGCCCGGCAGCGCTCGCAGGTGGCCCAGACGGTCGCGCAGCAGGCCATCCTGGAGCGCGAGAACGAGCTGCGCGTGCGCCGCGCCGAACTCGAGGCCATCGCCGCCGCCCGCGAGAACGAGGCGAAGGTGAACGCCGAACGCGCCCGCGTGGTCGCCGAGCAGGAACTCGAGCAGGAGCGCGTCCTGCTCAACCAGAAGCGCCTCGAAGCCGACGTGGTGGCTCCCGCCCGTGCCAAGCGCGAAGCCGAACTGCTCGCCGCGCAGGCCGCCGCCGCCCCCATCATCGAGGAAGGCCGCGCCAAGGCCCAGGCCGTCGCGCTGATGGTGGACGCCTTCCGCCAGGCGGGACCCGAGGGCGAGCGGGCCTACGTGCTGAACATGCTGCCCGGCATCGTGGAGCAGTTTGCCGCCTCGGTCCAGGGCATGCAGATCGACAAGCTCACCGTGATCGACTCCGGCAACGGGCAGGCCACCCGCAGCGCCATGCAGACTCTCCCCGCCAACATCATCGGGATGGTCGAGCAGGTCGAGAACGCGACTGGGGTCAACCTGCTAAGCCTGCTGCAAGACCGGGGCAGACCGAAGGGCAACGGGGCGAGCGCGGTGCAGCCGCCCACCCTCGTCAAGAGCGACGCCTGA
- the pdxH gene encoding pyridoxamine 5'-phosphate oxidase, producing the protein MTDLTSLRLSYTRAELRRADLNPDPLLQFRAWLEEAIAADLREPYALSLATADAAGRPSVRTVLLRGAEEGGLTFYTNYDSRKGRDLAANAQAEVLFHWAELERQVRAYGRVERVPEEESTAYFHARPYQSQLAAHASDPQSAPIENRGALEAKFAELQARYPEGTPVPKPGYWGGYRVVVAEWEFWQGRRNRMHDRFRYVRAGEGWRTERLMP; encoded by the coding sequence ATGACTGACCTCACCAGCCTGCGCCTGTCATACACCCGCGCCGAGTTGCGCCGCGCCGACCTGAACCCCGACCCCCTCCTCCAGTTTCGGGCCTGGCTGGAGGAAGCCATCGCCGCCGACCTGCGCGAGCCGTATGCCCTGAGCCTCGCCACCGCCGACGCCGCCGGACGGCCCTCGGTGCGGACCGTGCTGCTGCGCGGGGCGGAGGAGGGCGGCCTGACCTTCTACACCAACTACGATTCGCGCAAGGGCCGCGACCTCGCCGCCAACGCGCAGGCCGAGGTGCTGTTCCACTGGGCCGAGCTGGAGCGGCAGGTGCGGGCCTATGGGCGAGTCGAGCGCGTCCCTGAGGAGGAAAGCACCGCCTACTTCCACGCCCGGCCCTACCAGAGCCAGCTCGCCGCCCACGCCAGCGACCCGCAGAGTGCGCCCATAGAAAACCGGGGGGCGCTGGAGGCCAAGTTCGCCGAGTTGCAGGCCCGTTACCCGGAGGGCACGCCCGTTCCCAAGCCGGGGTACTGGGGCGGCTACCGTGTGGTCGTCGCCGAGTGGGAGTTCTGGCAGGGCCGCCGCAACCGCATGCACGACCGCTTCCGCTACGTGCGGGCGGGGGAGGGCTGGCGGACCGAGCGGCTGATGCCGTAG
- a CDS encoding pyroglutamyl-peptidase I produces the protein MPTLLLTGFEPFHTHPVNPSAEAARTLDGLEVGGVRVQSALLPVEPGAAAGTLFGLLMRHQPGAVLLTGLAAGRPQVTLERVAVNVMDFRIPDNAGQTYRDAPACADAGAPAALLSTLPLRPILAAWRGANIPGDISNTAGLYVCNFVMYHALHHLTQEGRAHVPCGFLHVPANPEVALAVPEDRPALSYLPQSEITRAVRVAVEVLAGSLK, from the coding sequence ATGCCCACGCTGCTGCTCACCGGCTTCGAGCCGTTTCACACCCACCCGGTCAACCCCAGCGCGGAAGCTGCCCGTACCCTGGACGGGCTGGAAGTGGGCGGGGTGCGCGTTCAGTCGGCCCTGCTACCGGTAGAGCCGGGAGCGGCGGCTGGAACGCTGTTCGGCCTGCTCATGCGCCATCAGCCCGGCGCCGTGCTGCTGACCGGCCTCGCGGCGGGCCGTCCCCAGGTCACGCTGGAGCGGGTTGCCGTGAACGTGATGGACTTCCGTATTCCCGACAATGCCGGGCAGACCTACCGCGACGCCCCTGCCTGCGCGGACGCCGGGGCACCCGCCGCCCTCCTCTCCACCCTGCCGTTGCGTCCCATCCTGGCCGCGTGGCGTGGGGCAAACATCCCCGGCGACATCAGCAACACGGCGGGGCTGTACGTGTGCAATTTCGTGATGTACCACGCCCTGCACCACCTGACCCAGGAGGGCCGCGCCCACGTTCCCTGCGGCTTCCTGCACGTCCCCGCCAACCCGGAGGTGGCTCTCGCCGTGCCGGAGGACCGCCCGGCCCTCTCCTACCTCCCCCAGTCGGAGATCACGCGGGCGGTGCGGGTGGCGGTAGAGGTGCTGGCGGGCAGCCTGAAATAA